Within the Malassezia vespertilionis chromosome 3, complete sequence genome, the region CaggccgctgcgcagcccGTTGCTTTCTAGATGCCCTGCTTATAACTGCCTAGGTACTCTATCATTGAGTACGTCGTGTGCATGGCACGCCGTGCTCCTCTATGGTCCTTAGCTCATGTCCATGTAGGCCCGACGTCCAGCGTCGGGCAATTCAAAAACTCGAATCAGCTGGCGCGACAGACAAACATGTGACTTTTCGCTGCGGCAAATGTAGCTCTGGGGCAGATCTGCAATTTTGACAGCCATTCCACTTGGgtcgctgcgtgcgctgtgcggGAAGACTGGTGCTGCCGTTTTCCTTACACGACGCTCTCTATTCGCCAGGTGTAGTACGTATAcagctgctgcatgccAATACAAGCGTGCGCAGTGTGTTTCAAGGACACTTGCTAACCTAGTTTTGTCTCACCAGTACATTTCGCTTCTCGAGCAGTACAACATTTACAGGAAATGTCGGTTGCTAGCAAGAACCCATTCCAACTGCTCGGTGAGGGCGGCAGCGATGCTCCCCCCGCACCCGCGAACATTTCCGCTTTTTCTGAGGCCGTGAAGcccaagcagcagcgtccGGTCCCTGGTGCTCcgggcagcgccgccccCAAAGCAAGCACGGACGAGCCCGTTTCGCGCGACAATCGCAACCCccgcggccatggccgtggcggcgccgacCGCGGCCGTGGTGCGCGTGGTGGCCGTGGTGCGCGTGGCGGCCGTGGCcgtggcgctggcgctggcagTGGCAGCGGCCGCGTCTTTGATCGTCACTCGGCAACCGGCCGCGAGGATAGCGAAAAggctgtgcgccaagcttggGGCGGTGTCGACGGCGAGGCTGAGGCCAAGAACGAAGAGGGTGCCAAGGCCGACGCCAAGAACGACGCCAAGGCCGACGCCAGGCTCGATGCCGAGGACGACAGCGCTACCGCCTCCCGCACcgccgaggacgaggaggaggccAAAACCCTCACGCTCGACCAGTACCTCGCAGCGCAGACCGAGAAGCGTGCCCAGCTCAACTCTGTTACCAAagagcacagcgcggcagAGACTGCGACGGATGAGTCACTCTACGGCCAAAGGTacgagcgcgaggaaaGCTCGTACTTTTCCGGCTCGGGCGCACCAAAGAAGCTGCCGCAGAGTGCCAGGAAGGTCAAGCAGACCATCGAATTCGAGCCGAAGTACGAGCAGCCCTCGTCTGGCCGCGGCCGGGGTGCTCCGCGTGGCCGTGGCGACCGTGGCCGcggcagcacgcgcggcgaccgTGGCCGTGGCAGCGCCCGTGGCAGTGCCCGTGGCAGTGCCCGTGGCAGCGGCCGCGACAGCGCCCGTGGCAATGCCCGCCCCagccgcggcggccgcaGCCAAGGTGCGGTGGTCAACCTTTCCGATGAGTCCGCGTTCCCTTCTCTCGGTTAAGAAATTGTTTGCGAGAATAGCAAAAGCGTGCTGGCCGAACGGTATTGTGTAGTCGAATGCAtagcgcgcattgcagtCTAGAGGCGTCATAGCATAGGCGTGCAAGATTGCCGCGTTTAAAAGCGTCCATTCACTAGCTCTACGTGGGTATACTGTATATGCATAAACAGCGAGGAGTACAAGAGTCGCGAGAGTTGCGTATCGTACAAGGGAATGTGGCGGtagccgctgcgcagctggccGAGGTTGACCATACTGGAGCCAAGCGCCACAGGCATCCCCGGCTGCTCGTCCATCACCTGGAACCGTAGAAAACATAGGTCCAGGAGGCCGTGTGTCACTTGGGGAATCGTGCCGCGGTGCTCCAGTATCTTCTCCGTGCCCTGCGTCGCGGGCACGTCAATGTGAAGGGTGCACTGTGTATTCCAGCTGGGCATTAACccgccgctcgctgcggcagtgcgcggcagtgcgccgggCGAGCGTACATGCTCGTCTTCATGGCCCACTTGCACCTGTGTGTGCTTGCCCCATTGCACCGGCGCATCGACGGAGAATGTAACGTAGGGTGCGATGTTGTCGTCGCGCCCGCTCGGAAGCTGCTGTGCAGAGATGAGCGTGAGAGCAATGGTTATCCGCACGGCCTGTCCTGTGCTTTTcagcgtgctgcgcacacgcagccCGGGCGGCTTGAGTCGGTAGCCTGCACCGCCGGCAAAAAACGCATGGTTCATCTCCATGCCCCGATCGCGTGTCTGCCAGTTCAGCGCGACCAGCTGGCACCCAGCCGCCCACATGGTGTGGGGAAGAAAGTTGGCGCTGTTGTTCAGCCGGCTGAGGCTGTTTAGCGAAGGGTAAACGCGCGTGAGGTGCACGACATTGTGTTTTACGAGATCCGCATTGCCCTGCCGAATGATCCGCAATGCCTTGTACTCGGACAAAGAGAAGATGTGCTCGGGCGCGTAGTGCTCCTTCTTGTTGATCCCGCGAAACCGCACGCCGACGGTGTAGACCAGCAAGTGGACCAGTTTATCCGACATCACAGGAAAATCGCGCGGCTCTTTGAGCAGCGGGCGCCGCATCTGCCGTACCAAACCACGCGCTTGGTCCAGAAACGAGTCGCCTTCGGACTCGGTGTGGTCGGTAGTGGAGAGCGACATGTCGTCCCCAAACTCGccacgctgctcgagcgtgtgAATTAGCGGCCAGTGCTTGCACTTGACCAGCACCttgtgccgcagctgctcgggGCTCGGCAGGCAGTCGTCCGCTTCCTCTGCAACACGCGACGTGACGAGCATGTGGCCGAGTCGCTCGGTAAGGATgtgtgcgatgcgctcctgctGTGCCACGTCGTTGTGTACTTCAAGCGACAGAATCAGGGGGTACGGTGATGCAACAAACGCATACTGCGCGACAGCGGCAACAACGTCGTCAAAAGGCACACGGCTCGTGAGCGTGCGGCCGTGCGTGACTTGGGGCTGGCCGTTGGGGCCGTCCCAGCAGTCGAGTTCGACGCTTTTCGCAccttgctgcagcgcacgcacgtAGCCTTCCACGGTGCTGTCGCCCTTCCACTGCCCACCGACTAGGTACGTATTGTGACTCGAGCTGATAAAATAGTCAGTCAAtggatgctgcagcggGCCGCTTGGGCTCGACTCGGCGAGATTATCGGTCGAGAGAAGAAACGCATGGAATCCGTCCAGGCGCATGTCGCCATTTGTGCTGTACCGCGCATAtacgcgcgcttgctcgtcTGCACCCCAATCCTCGCCTTGCTCCTCAGCTATGAAGCGCGAAAATGCGTCAGAGGATAGCAcagacgcgccgccagcgacCCGCTCAAATATTTGCTCGATATCCGTCCTGCGCTTGAGTGCCGCGACAAAACGTTGGAAGGATGCGAAATGCAGCACGCCGCAATGCTCGGTATCCGCGGCGTcgaaatgcgcgcgtagttcgcgcatgccgcacTGGATCCCGGTTCGCCTACACAGCCGCTGGACCCCACCGAGATCTAGCGCAGTATCTGTATCGCGCCACGACGCATTCAGCCAATGGTACTGCGTGCTGGAAGGATGTGCACGCCCGGTaaggagcgcgagccgctgcgcaagcacgcggAGCAATGCGTCGCaccagcgctgcatggacTCGGCGGAAAGCGCCACCATGTGCACCGCTTTGTATGCTTTGGGCGTTTGATAAATCACCGAAATCCACCGTGGCTCGTGCTCGTCAGCAATGTGCAGTGCTTGGCGGTatgtgcgtgcatttgcgccgatgcgcacgtcgcggaTCGCGTACAGCGGCACGATGTTGTTCCTCTTGCTCGCCCACGCGATAAACGCCTGGTCGGTATCTACCGCAAACACACGCTGTGCGGCTTTTTTCGGCGTCACTTTGAGCATCGGCTCACCGCGCTTGAGTGTTTCGGGGATGATCTCGTCCAAGGGCTCGAGCTCAATcgtgccagcgccgcgtggcgctgccgctTGTACTGTCGCAGTAGCATGatcgcgtgcgctgctATCTACGCGCATCCTGCGAAATGCTTTTGTGCTTTGTTTCCAGTCGGCCAAGCGGGTTTGCAGGCCTTGCAACGGTCTGGTAAAAGAAGACGGCGAGGTGGACCACTGTGTCCCGGAATCCGATGTACAGCTCGCACAGCTCGTCTCGCTTGTGCTAGTACAGTGTATAGGTGTTGGGGTATTTTTGCGGCCTTGCTCGCAAGGCTCCGCGCCTGCGGATGCTCGCAtgcttttgcgcacaaGAGTGGGGACCAGTCcatttgcgctgcttcccCACATGTGGCCTCCACATACTGTAAGGCTAGGCCAGCAAGGGTCAATGCGGGAATGCCAGCAGCGTGCATCACGCTTCGCGGAACGACCGACCGACGTTCACTGTCCATCTCTACAAAACTACGAGCTACATAAGTACCATGACACTGCATGTATGTGCCATACAATAaccaatgcgccgcatcatTTACGTTCAGCCGCATGTCAATCccacgatgcgctcgctgGCGGCCGTACCAGCAATGCATCAAATCGCTCAAGCATATCTTGCGCCAACAACATGACTTTGTTTTCCGGGAACCCAAACGTATCAGGAGGCGCTTCGGTCCACCCATCGACACGACCAGCATACACGTACTCCTTGCCAAGAAACGTACATCGCGCTCCGTACCGCACGGTACTATCTAGCCCCTCTTCCGGTGCAATAGCAACGTAGCTTGCAGCAATGGCGCCCCTGTAAGGATCGATCGGATGCTCTCGCGAGAATGTCCACCGCGCTACGTAAAACGCGACCTTCATAAGCATAAGCATGAGCCCAGGAATCACCCCGCTAAAGATGCTGCTCGCGACAATACCAGGATGTGCCGTGTAAGCACGCACCGCATATCCCTTCTTTCGAAGCGCACGATCCATCCCTAGCGCTGCCAGCTCGCATTGGTACTTGGTGGACTCGTACGGGTGCGGCGACACAGTCTTGTCCAAGCACTGGAAATCGGATGGGTAATAGTCCCCCATATTCGCCTCGAGCGAGCCTGTCCATATTATTCGAGATGGAACATTGTACGGCGAAGTACGCATCAATTCCAAGAGCTCATGCACTAGCAGGTAATGCATTCCGGTGTTGGTTTGCCACACCCAGCCATACCCATCCTTGCTCTTCTCGCCGACGTTTTGCAGCTTGTACGATGGGCGCGTAAGCGCGCAGTGTAAATTCGTGAGCATTTGAAAGATGGCAAGTGGCCAATTAATGCCTGCCCACGATGCACCGCCAGCATTGAGGATCATATGGGTAAGGTAAGGGTACTTGGCTTTGATTGCATCTGCACAGGCATACGAATTCTCCACACTCGCAAGATCAAGCGGGAGGATATCAATCTTGGTGTTGCGGCAAAACGATTGGCGGTATTTTGTGCGCGCCACAGCGTCACGTACAGTAACCGGCGCTTTGCGATCCAagtcgagcgtgcgtggaCGCAGTTGCTCACGGTTCGTGGCCACCAAGTTGCTACGCAACCACTTGCTCGGAATATCatggcgcaaaagcgcttCGTCCTCTATATCATGAAGATGCACAAGTAGGCGCTCAAGATCTGCCGCGGCTTTTTTGGCTTTGGCCACGTTTCGGCATGCAAGAATCAACGTACATCCTTCGGCCGCATGAAAAGGCGTGCCAACTTCGCCGCTATTATCGCCTTGTAGTTCTTTGCTGTCCGAAGGCGTTGGAGTTGAAAGCTGCACAAGAATGCGCTCACATATACCCTGCCCAACGCCAGTGTTTGCGCCAGTCACCAGCAGAATCGGACGCATGGGCGTGTGAGCAAAAAGGTGGAGGCCGATGTGGAACGCGAAAAGTTCCAGGTGGAGGTCCTATTTCACCATGTTTCGCCCTTTGGGGCTTTTGGACGCAATTGTGTGTCCTGCGCACAGAGAAGGCGTGTGCGAGGACCAGCGCATTGGATGCCCCTACTCACACAACTTGTCGAAACTAGTCCCACCGTCTTCGGCCGTTCaacacgcgccgcagaagcgcgagcggccACCGACGCCGTCCACGACACAGCCTCCCAAGCGCTTCGCCGCACGACCAGTGAAAACTGGCCCAGTGAAAACCAAGGAAGCTGCTAATGATGACAATAGTCTCAAGTGCCCTGTACTCACTAGCAACGCACACCCATCTTCTACGCAGATCTCGCTTGGGGCCCGACAAGCAGCCCTGCGTCACATTTTCGGCGCGTTTCTCGAGTTTTACCAGCCGCTCCTGCGCGACTCCCGGCTGCGCACACTTGGAGAGGAGCTGTGTGTGCAAGATGCATTGGCGGTAGAGGCGCAggttttccagcgcgcaaacCAGTACTCTTTTCGAGCGTCGGCATTGAGCGCTGCCGTCGCGGTGAAGAAACGcaacgcagcgctgctccaGCAGGCTGCTGACAATGCGGCATGCGACGTGGAACGTGCGCGTGAATGCATGGAACAGTGCACCGAGACGGGCACAAACGCACGCGTTCTGGAGAAGCGCACCGAGGCTGCGGAGCGTGTAGCGACGCGACTCAGCAaagagcgcatcgtcaagGCTGGATTCCTGTGCCCAAAAGGCGACCTTCCTGCTTTGGGTTACATGAGTGATATACCTGCGTCGTTTGGTATTGGTGGCACATGTCCAGACGGTACTGGCGAGAATCATatgtgcgcgcgatgctcaGTCGATttccgcgtcgcgccacTCACCACCGCACAAGCAAAAGAAGCATGTCGATTTCATCCTGgccgtgctcgccgcgaGCCTACAAGTGAAGGAAGCAGGCGCCGAGTGTTTCGGTACTCGTGTTGTGGCAGGACTGTTGATGGGAATGCATTGGGTGACGACCGCTGCGCGACAGGCCCGCATGTTTTCAAAGAAGAAGCtttggatgcgctgcataATCGAGAGCCGTTTGTCACAACAAAAGAGCTTGCAGAGCAGGTAGGCAGTACAGGCGCCCTGGATGTCGCAGCGCTCGACTGCGAGATGAGTTACACGACACAGGGCCTGCGTGTGACGCGCATCACACTGGTCGACGAGGCCGGCGAAGTCGTGTTTGACGAGATGGTTCGGTGCTCCGCGCCGATCGAAATACTCGACTTGAATACCCAATTTTCCGGCATTCACGCCGAAGAATACGAAGCCAAAGCTGTGCTATCGCTGCAAGAGGCTCGCAGCCTCTTGGCACAGTACATCGGGCCGAATACCATTCTGATTGGACATGGTTTGGAGAATGACTTGCGCGCAATTCGACTCGTGCATACCAACATTGTCGATACTGTCCAGTTATTTCCTCACCCGCGTGGCCTGCCGTATCGCATGGCGCTCCGTGATCTGGTGTCCAAGCACCTTGGCAAGATTATTCAAGCGGGCGGTGCACAAGTCGGGCACTCGTCTGCGGAAGATGCACAGATGACACTCGAGTTGGTCCGCTGGCGTTGGAAACACCACCGCATGTCTATTGTATAGTTACGAATAATTACGAATTGGCAGGTTGTagtgctgcgcgctgctcacgacgccgcgcgcgctttgccttcttgcgctcggcacgcgATGTATGCTCGCCCTTGTCACTGTGTTTCCGTTTGGGCGCGGGCGCGTCCGTTTTGGGGGTTTGCGCGTTGGCTGCACGTATATCTTCCAGCAGTGCAACAAGTGTCCGAGGATCGATATGCAGCACGCGGTCTCCCTCTTTCTCGCATTCCATGTCGACAAACTTTACAAAGCGAGTGTATCGCCTGAGGTGATTCTGGGTGAGTGCGTATGGCGACGTACCTTGCTTTCCAGGTGGACCTCTATACTTTTTTCGTTCTTTAACTGGATGATGGGGCATGCAACGCATCGGTATTGAAGCAAAGTGCGTGGTAGGGTGTCTGGATCCGCATATATCGGTGATTTGAGTGCCTGCTTGACGGTGAATGGCGCACCGGTatcctcctcgtcctcatcctcattctcctcgtcctcgtcctcgtcctcttcaTCCTCGCCGTCGTCGGTGCCACTTTCAACGTCACTTTCACTATCGCTCCCACTGTCCTCGTCGAGAATATTATCTACACTAACAGTGCCATATTCTTCATCACTGCTCAGATCCTCCTTCACCCCTTGTGCCTTGCTCAGCCGCTTGAACATCTGGGCGAGGAAAAAAGTGGAGCGAGTGGAGCGAGTGGAGGTGCGTGGCAGCGCGTCAAAAGGTGGAGGTACGCGTCGCACACAGTTCCTTCGCATGTCTGCGCGTTCCCAgcggagcatgcgccggaCGCAAGCGACCCGGGAGCAGCCAAGCACCGCATCCGACACACAAAACTCTTCAGAGTCTGCTGAAGATGCATGGATTGAGACATTAACAGGTGCAACGCGCGATTCATTTACCAGTGGCGCACGttccgcagcgcttgctctTGGTCCAGCGGTACGTACTCCATTTGCTCACACCAGGAAACGGAGCGTAAGTCTGCGGATATcgtgcgtcttgcgctATTCACCGAGTACAAACGTCAATCCATAAAGCGCGACGATATTATGAAAAAAAGTACGTCGTAGCATTGCTAACCCAGTCATCGGCAAGCCAGCGGCCCGTGCATACCCAATTATTCTGAGCAGTGCTCAAaacaagctgcgcaccaCATTTTCGTACGAGCTTGTCGATATCCGCATGCGCTCTCAAGAGAATCCGCTGCTGGTCGAGCAAGCGGCGGAGCTCGACGCTCGCACCGTAAAACGACCCAGGAccgaggagcgcgcaaaagagctCGCATCTGCACATGCGTATATTCTACGATCGACCCTACCTCTTACGCTAATAGCAAAGATGGCCGCGCACACTGACCCGCCGCTGCTAGACTGGCACGAAGATGGCCAGCTTGCACGTATGGGTCTCCTGTACACGATCCTAAGCATCGTTCTCCTGCATGGCCGCCAGATTTCCGAAACACGGCTGCGGGCGCTTTTAGCACAGCTATCACTCTCTGTCGACCGTGCCCTGCCGCAAGCGCTCCAGCCGTTTGTGACGGATGCAGATGCAATGGATCCACACTTGCAAAGGCTTACATTGGATTCCTACCTAgcacagctgcagcgccatggGTATCTAGACAAGGTGCGCGTACAAACCGCGCGAGGCCACGATGGGGGCGTGCCAGCGCCGGAATTTGAATTGCGGTGGGGTCCGCGCGCAGAGGCCGAGGTCGGCGAGCCTGCGGTTGCTGGCTTTGTCGCGCAACTCTACAGCGAGGCGAAGCCCGAGGAAGGCAACGCGATAAGGCCAGACGAGGTATTTATCAAGCAAGTAGAACGGGCCGCGGGCTCCAAATTGGTAGGCTAGGGATGCACCGTGTACACTTGCCCATCGAGTTCCATCCGCGATCGGTTGCACCACAGCGGACTCCAGAACCGCATGATGTCTGCCCATTCCGGTCCTTGGAGCATGCGTTCGTGCATATCCGTCTGTGATGCGATATTGTGGTGCGTTACATGTGCATACGCTTTGTACAGCCAAGCAAGCTGCTGGCGCTCTGCAGAGGTGACTACGTTGCGTGAAAAACGCGTCACAAAGCATACCGGCGACGCAAGTGCTGGATAAAACGTCGGCAAGGAAAGCAGGGGTCCCTGGACACTGACGATGCTGCCGAGCTGAAGGTGCTGCCGCTCGACAATGGCAGTTTCTAGCGCTAGCGTCCCGCCCTGTGCAAACCCAAGCAAGTGAATTCGCTCGGGAGGCCAGCAACAACCGTGCTCCTCTTCCGGCGCACACAGGTAGGCGAGCCACTGCTGCACTACTGCAATTCCCGCCCGAGGATCTGGCTGCGCAATGGGCTCTCCTAGCGGTGTGAAACTATCCCACCACATCCAAGCGTCTTCTTCCAAGAatggcacgcgccgagTCCCTTGCAAACATAGGACTACAGTCTGTGGCAGCGCATTCTGCAGCGACGTTCCGAGCGATGCAAATGGCGCCGCGGTATCCCCGAGgccatgcagcagcacgacgAGATTCGAATCGACTCCATCGAGTGCGCCTCGATACGCAAATGCTCCACATGCTCCGCCGAACCGTGCGCAGTTATCCGCAGTTGGTTTGgggcgtgtgcggcgctccagcacGCTAGAAACGTGCATTATGCAGGCGAGCGTGGCCCCACCGTGTAAACATTTCCCGCCGTTTTCAGCGGAACTGAACGgcacacctccacatcCATCGCCCTTGTCTCCGAACAGCATGGATGTGCCGATCGCTGTTGGCGTGGGGCTCGTCGCGAGTTTCGTGCAGAGCCTCGGCCTAACAATACAGCGTCGATCACACGTGCACAACGAGGCCCTACCGTCGTCGGAGCGACGTTCCGAATGGCAGCGCCCGCTCTGGATCGCGGGCTTTGTAGTGTTCCTTGCGGCGAACATCAGTGGCACCATCTTCCAGATCGGGACGCTCCCTGTCGTGAttctcgcgccgctcggtGCCGTGAGTCTTTTATACAATGCCTTGCTTGCACGTGTGCTGCTAAACGATTTCATGTCGCAGCACATGGTCCTGGGCTCGTCGATGATTGCTGTCGGAGCGGTGATGATTGGATACTTTGGCAACGTCCCGGAGCAGTCACACTCGCTTGCAGATTTACTTGCACTGTACAAGCGGCCGCCTTTTGTCGCATTTGCGATGCTCTACACGCTCGTGTTTGTATCGATGCTTACAATGGCGCACCTCACCGAATGGCAGCTTTTGTGGCAGCCGACGCAGCCTGCACGAAAAACTCGTGTCCCGCCCAAGTACCGATGGCGCAACTATACACAGCATTTGTGGTCATCACCGTCGCTCGCGCCTGTTGAGGAAGTGAGCGAGAACAGCTCGGGGGTCATGTCCCCGGTGCTCGATGAGGAACgtgcgcggctcgtcgaTTCCCTCACGCTCGATACAGAAGTggcaaagcgtgcgcatgGGACGCTTGCATGTCCATCCACGTCCAAGTATGGGAGTATtccgctcgcgcgtgcgccgcagccagcGCCAGAGGAGCGGATTTgtgcgctggagctgcCTGTGAATCGGCCTACTGTGCTTGCACTTGCAGTCGCATACAGTGCTACGAGCGGCTCGTTGAGCGGTATGTGCCTCTTGTTGGCCAAGAGCGGTGTCGGTCTTCTTGTCCTGACTATGCAAGGCGATAACCAGTTCAACAATCCCATGAGCTGGATCCTGATTGCTGTGCTGGCAATTGCTGCATTCCTGCAGCTCTGGTACCTGAATAGGAGCTTGCGGCTTGCCGATCCAGTCCTGGTGTGTCCACTCGCGTTCTGCTTCTATAATATTTCTTCGATCACGCTCGGCCTCGTGTATTTCGACGAATTTTCATTCCTGGGCTGGCTCGATATCGCATTTGTCACGCTAGGaactgcgctgctgctctgGGGCGTATGGGTCAtctcgctgcagcacacggAGCAGGAGGCGGCGCCAGAGGAGGTGGACGCGCTTGCAGAATCGCCCGTACAGATATGCTGGGGCCCGGGATGGCGGGACCACGAGACACAGGTAAGCGATGACGCACTGGAgcgtggcgctgcaagtgcgccgcttgcaggGCCACTGTTTGTCGCTGCTGCTGAACAGCAGACAGCAGAGCCGCGTCGCGTGCCGAAGGTGCTGCCACGCCGCTCAATATCGATGCCTCACCCAAGCTCATCCTTCCGTGGAACGATTTCGCTGGACCATGCGATGAACGAAGGGTTACATTACACTGGCCGTGCACACATGACACCACAACGACACCCCACTTTGTATGGGATCCTGGTAGAGCGTGGATTAAGTGTTGGTCTTAGTCCAAGTTCGCCCGGATTCCATGTGATGCCCTCCAAACGTACAAACACGTCGCGATGTGCGAGCGCCCAATACCCACGAAACGAACAGCAACGTCACGAAACATAGAAGTATAGCGGTGTTATTATGAGAAGCTTGTACATGGGCCGGGAAGGATatgcgcaaagcagcgctaTTGCGCGAGGAGAGAACATAACCATTGTAGGCTTCCAATGTTTCCCGTCAAGACTATGGAAGCTATGGCGCATAACGTGTTGCAACGTGACACTGCATGGGTCAAAAGCTTCAATTCCTCTAGCAGGCGCTAGCCAAGATAAATGGCATATGGGAAAGCTAATTGCATGATTCGATGCGCACGACCATCAGGCCTACGCTGCCAAGCACGGTACCATTACGTGTGACGCCTGCATAGCAGGCCGTCAGTATCCATGCGCAATCAACTCATTCCCAGCATGACTAGCCACGCTGCCATGAGGATTTTGGGTGACATGGTACATCTAGTAcccgaggagctcgagctcgcTGTTGATGGGGCCAAGCTCACTGGCAGCAGCAGAACTAGCGGCAATACGACGCTTCGTCGCGGCCACCTTGCGGTCGTGGAAGGCCTGGTTCTTGACCAAGCGCTTCGCTTCGAGCTTGTCGACGACCTCGTCGTACTTCCAGCCAAACTCGGCAGAGATACGCTTCAGGGTAGCGTACTTACGGCCAGTCCTAAGGCGGAGCACACGAAGCGCATCGGGAATGACCATCTTCTTCTTGCGGTCGTACGGCGGGGGGCAGCCCTCAAACACCTTGAGGTTCTGCATAGCAGCGGCACCACGCGCAGTCTTGTAAGGAATCATGCCACGAATAGCGCGGACAAGGATGCGCGAAGGAGCACGGTGGTGGAAAGGACCGTTCTTCTTCGGGTTAATCATGTGGCACTTGTGCAGAAACTCTTGGTATTTCAACTGGTCGTTAGCATGCAacgcaaaaaaaaaaaaaacatACCTTGTTGCGGAAAAAGCTGCCCGAAATGTTGATCAGCTCGGAGCGAACGACAACAACCTTTTGTCCGCTaagcagctgcttggcaaCGATCGAGGCGAGACGGCCAAGAAGGTGACCCTTGCCGTCGACAATGTATGGGGTGTTCAACTGCAAAGACATGGCAAACGAATCTAAGGTCGTGTAAGTAATCTGCTCACGTCTCAATGCAATCCGAGTCGCGCGTTGTACAGATGGCCTGTACACACGCTCCCAGCTGCAACGTACCTTGACGGTGTGCCGGCGGTGGGAAAACGACGTGTGGGCAGGAAGCCGCCCAACGATCATTCGGTCACGTGTAAAATTACAAACTATAGGCGTATGCGACATGCTCTCGGCCGATGTGTGGCCACCTTCGAAAAGGCGTGCCGGCGTTTTGCTCACCACTCGGTCGCATTTTTGTTGTAAACCGTACGTACTTTGCACCCTGCCCGACAGACGTACTGACACAAATCGCAGAGTACAATGGCTGCCACTAGCATTCCGATTGTGAAGAAGCGGACGCAAAAGTTCAAGAGGCACCAATCCGACCGCTTTAAGCGTGTCGGAGAGTCCTGGCGCAAGCCGACCGGTATTGACAATTGTGTCCGCCGTCGTTTCCGCGGCACGATTGCGATGCCCAAGATTGGTTACGGCTCCAACAAGAAGACGCGCAACCTGATGCCTAACGGTTTCCGCCGCTTTGTCGTGCACAACGTCAACGAGGTGGACCTCCTTCTCATGTATGTATATTTTTTGCATGAATGCTGACTGGCAGGCACAACAACTCCTTCGCTGCCGAGGTTGCACACAACGTGAGCAgcaagaagcgcatcgAGATCCTTAACAAGTACGTATT harbors:
- a CDS encoding uncharacterized protein (TransMembrane:2 (i165-183o195-213i); COG:S; EggNog:ENOG503P5KM), producing MSARSQRSMRRTQATREQPSTASDTQNSSESAEDAWIETLTGATRDSFTSGARSAALALGPAETERKSADIVRLALFTEYKRQSIKRDDIMKKIIGKPAARAYPIILSSAQNKLRTTFSYELVDIRMRSQENPLLVEQAAELDARTVKRPRTEERAKELASAHAYILRSTLPLTLIAKMAAHTDPPLLDWHEDGQLARMGLLYTILSIVLLHGRQISETRLRALLAQLSLSVDRALPQALQPFVTDADAMDPHLQRLTLDSYLAQLQRHGYLDKVRVQTARGHDGGVPAPEFELRWGPRAEAEVGEPAVAGFVAQLYSEAKPEEGNAIRPDEVFIKQVERAAGSKLVG
- a CDS encoding uncharacterized protein (EggNog:ENOG503Q3KD; COG:S; TransMembrane:9 (o6-23i47-68o74-94i101-121o141-161i278-300o320-339i351-372o378-400i)): MDVPIAVGVGLVASFVQSLGLTIQRRSHVHNEALPSSERRSEWQRPLWIAGFVVFLAANISGTIFQIGTLPVVILAPLGAVSLLYNALLARVLLNDFMSQHMVLGSSMIAVGAVMIGYFGNVPEQSHSLADLLALYKRPPFVAFAMLYTLVFVSMLTMAHLTEWQLLWQPTQPARKTRVPPKYRWRNYTQHLWSSPSLAPVEEVSENSSGVMSPVLDEERARLVDSLTLDTEVAKRAHGTLACPSTSKYGSIPLARAPQPAPEERICALELPVNRPTVLALAVAYSATSGSLSGMCLLLAKSGVGLLVLTMQGDNQFNNPMSWILIAVLAIAAFLQLWYLNRSLRLADPVLVCPLAFCFYNISSITLGLVYFDEFSFLGWLDIAFVTLGTALLLWGVWVISLQHTEQEAAPEEVDALAESPVQICWGPGWRDHETQVSDDALERGAASAPLAGPLFVAAAEQQTAEPRRVPKVLPRRSISMPHPSSSFRGTISLDHAMNEGLHYTGRAHMTPQRHPTLYGILVERGLSVGLSPSSPGFHVMPSKRTNTSRCASAQYPRNEQQRHET
- the RPL16A gene encoding 60S ribosomal protein L16A (EggNog:ENOG503NUWA; COG:J), whose translation is MSLQLNTPYIVDGKGHLLGRLASIVAKQLLSGQKVVVVRSELINISGSFFRNKLKYQEFLHKCHMINPKKNGPFHHRAPSRILVRAIRGMIPYKTARGAAAMQNLKVFEGCPPPYDRKKKMVIPDALRVLRLRTGRKYATLKRISAEFGWKYDEVVDKLEAKRLVKNQAFHDRKVAATKRRIAASSAAASELGPINSELELLGY
- the RPL32 gene encoding 60S ribosomal protein L32 (EggNog:ENOG503P2W4; COG:J) — encoded protein: MAATSIPIVKKRTQKFKRHQSDRFKRVGESWRKPTGIDNCVRRRFRGTIAMPKIGYGSNKKTRNLMPNGFRRFVVHNVNEVDLLLMHNNSFAAEVAHNVSSKKRIEILNKAKVLGVRVTNANARVRAQEA